In Nodosilinea sp. PGN35, the genomic stretch GGGCAGCAGTTTGCTCACCGCCGCCATGCTGGTGTTTGTCGATGTAATGAAGGAGCTGCCCGCGACGCTGATCATTCGCCCGTTTAACTTCGACACCCTGGCGGTGCGAGTCTACCAGTACGCCGCCGACGAGCGGCTGATCGAGGCCTCGGCTCCGGCGCTGGCGATCGTGCTGGTGGGGCTGCTGCCGGTGCTGTGGCTGAGCAAACAGATCGCCAACGAGGGGAAGTAACCTTCAGGTAAGAATCCCGGTTTCTCGAAGAAACCGGGATTCTTAAATCTTCGGTGCGTCTTAGAACGTCATAAACTTTAGGGCTCAAGCCCGAAACACTTGGTCTGCGGTTAGCGTTAACTCTGGAAAGGTGGGAGAAAGAATTGGGTCACTACTACGATATTGGTTGCCCTCGTAGCTATCCTCCACAAGGTTGTAAATAGACAGAGTCGGCACCTTGGCGGCCCCAATGTATCGGGCTGATCCTAGGGCCAAATAATCGACCACCCAATATTCTGGAATGCCCTGGGCGCGATATTCTGCCAGCTTATAGAGGTAGTCATCGACCTTCGAGCTTTCGCTGACAATTTCGACCACCAGCTGGGCCGGTACATCGAGCACCGCTGGTTTGTCGCCCAGGGCGTCTAAATCGGCTCGCTGCACCACCATGACATCGGGTAGGCGAGCGCTGCTGAGTTCAGTACGCTGCCCTACGTCGCCGCGAACGGCTTCCCAGGGGTAGCCGAGGCGGCTGATCTCGGTGTCAAAGGTGCGCTCTAGAAATTTGGCAATTTTGCTGTGGGGCCAGGGGGCAGGGCTTATCGGTACGAGGTACCCTCGCACGAGTTCGTAGCGGGTGTCGGTGCGATCGCTGTAGTGCAGGTATTGCTCAAAGCTGAGGGTGGTGAGGGCAGCCTGGGTCATGGGGGTCTCTGGCTATGCCTGGAAAGCTAAAATCATGATGGCACAGGTCACTATGCTCTACAGAGGATCTAGCTCTCCTTAGGGAACCGCAGCATGGCCCAAACCCTTGGCATTACCAAAGCGATTACTAGCCTCACCGAGGCCCATGCTCGCCTCAATCTCAGCCGCGCGGCTGAGCCTAGCTTTTTTGCTGAGTGGCAGACCAACTTACCCCCCCTCACCGAAACCGAGCAGGGCACCCTGGATCGGCTAAAAGCCCGCTATCAGTATTACCAGGCCGATGGGGCCATTACAGAAAGCACGGTGGATATTATCTTGGTATCGCCCCTGCTGGATTTGCTGGAGCTATGCGACCCGCCCTACAAAATTCAGGGTGAAAAGTTTGTTCGGTTTGAAATTGAAGATGGCGACACGCTGCTGGAAGATTTGATCGACGTTTTGGTAATTCAGGATAACTTTTGGTTGGTGCTGCTGGAGAGCAAGCGCTATGGGTTTAGCGTGATGCAGGCTCTGCCCCAGACGCTGAGCTATATGGTGGGCAACGGTGCCCAGCAAACAGCTACCTTTGGGATGATCACCACGGGTGAAGACTACCTGTTTGTAAAACTAGACCCCCAACGGCAGCAATATGATGTGTCTGATAAATTTACCCTCTCGACCCGGCAGGGCAACCAGCTCTACACTGTGACAGCTATCCTCAAGTGCCTGATTGGCGGGTTGCCGCAATGATCCCCCATGGTCTTTTACCTAGGGGTTAGATAGTTATTCAAGCCGCAACTGTTCTTTGGGGCTCTTTTACGAGCTGACCGTACTGTTCGCAGAAAAAACGGACACATTCAGGGGCCAGATCGATGACGGCTTCATCGTAGGCACCTGTTTCGGGGTTGGGCCAAATTAGGGCATAGTCGCCTTTGACAAACTGAAAGCGCTCTTGATCTCTCAGGGGCAGCAGGGCCTGACCGGGGTTTTCTTCAACTAACAGGGGGTAGAAGTCGAGGTCGTAGATGCTGATGTCTAAGTCTTCCTCAAACCAAAGCCTGAGTCGATAGCCATCCAGGTACTCGGCTTTGAGGAGTCCTTTCTCGTTTGAGTTTTGCCAATGGGCTTCGTCTTTGGCTAAGGCTCTCCAAGCTTCCCATTTCATGGTGATTTACCCCACAATTTCGACGGGTTGGTTGTTCATGGCGTTTTGCCACTGCTCTAGCAGTGCGGCTTCGTGGGCTTCTACCCAGGCCTCAATCAGTCGCTTCAGCTTCGGTGGTAGTGGTTTACCTGGTGTCATCCATTGTCTTGTGCTGATTTCAATACGATAGCTCCTGTAATCATTTTGATACTTGATGTGGACGTGAGGGGGAGCATGATCGTTGTAATTCATTAAGACGACTAGAAGGCCGCCATCGAAGGGATGGGAAACGGGTGGCATTAATTTGATGGGATGGGTTGACTCAACCGTTGTAGCTACCCTAAGCCCAAAAGGTATGAAGTTGGGCGAAAAATATGGTGCGGTTTCGAGCTGGGGTGGCTCGAAACCGGGATGGGCGGGCTATAACTGAGGCGGTAGATAGGGTTTTGAACCATGTCAACGTCTTTACTTGTTCTCAAGGTTGTTGGGCCACCTCTGGCACAAGGGTTATTGGCGGCTTTCGATGTTAAATCGAAGGTGGCTAATGCGGTTATGCCCAAGACCATGGGTACAGTGTCTCGTGACGTGCTAAGGCTTGAAGCGGATGGGTTTAGCAAGTCACCGGAGGTGACGAAAATCGCTCAGCAAATGGCGAATGATATTCGTTCGCTGTTTGAGGGACGTGACAGGCAGGTGACGATAAATAGCCGTGATGCAATTTTGTTAGGGCTAGCGCAGACATTGATCTCAGCCGGGTTGACTCAGGCAGGCCTGGCAGACATGAATTTTGATGCAGCAACGCTAGAGCAACACCTGCTAGAGGTTAACCCAGGGGTTGATCGCGATTTTTCGCAGGCAGAACGGACGATATACCAGCAGACCGTAGCCATGGTGAGTCGGCGGCTAATTGAGGCTGCGCCTGCGGTAGAGGGGTATGAGCAAGCAAAAACTGCCAAGATGTTGCAGCGATTAGAAGCCATCACTCGCCAGTTAGGGTTAGAGCGCGATCTGGCGATTCAAGCAGAGGATGCCTTCGTAGAACGATATCGCAAGGTGGTGGAAGACGAACTCGATCGTTTGGAGGTCTTTGGGCTGCCTCGCATGGATCGCTTAACGAGCAAGCAAAGCCTGAGCATGGCTTATATTGCGCTATCAGCAAGTGGAATTGTAGATGGCGACAACGAAGTGGGTGCTGCCAAAGTTTTGAAGGTAGACCACCACGATATAGACAGCGAATGGCCAGACAGGGAACAAAGGCGAGT encodes the following:
- a CDS encoding Uma2 family endonuclease codes for the protein MTQAALTTLSFEQYLHYSDRTDTRYELVRGYLVPISPAPWPHSKIAKFLERTFDTEISRLGYPWEAVRGDVGQRTELSSARLPDVMVVQRADLDALGDKPAVLDVPAQLVVEIVSESSKVDDYLYKLAEYRAQGIPEYWVVDYLALGSARYIGAAKVPTLSIYNLVEDSYEGNQYRSSDPILSPTFPELTLTADQVFRA
- a CDS encoding type I restriction endonuclease subunit R, translating into MAQTLGITKAITSLTEAHARLNLSRAAEPSFFAEWQTNLPPLTETEQGTLDRLKARYQYYQADGAITESTVDIILVSPLLDLLELCDPPYKIQGEKFVRFEIEDGDTLLEDLIDVLVIQDNFWLVLLESKRYGFSVMQALPQTLSYMVGNGAQQTATFGMITTGEDYLFVKLDPQRQQYDVSDKFTLSTRQGNQLYTVTAILKCLIGGLPQ
- a CDS encoding DUF4160 domain-containing protein, whose translation is MPPVSHPFDGGLLVVLMNYNDHAPPHVHIKYQNDYRSYRIEISTRQWMTPGKPLPPKLKRLIEAWVEAHEAALLEQWQNAMNNQPVEIVG